DNA from Candidatus Binatia bacterium:
GGTCTGGCGCGATTTCCCCCAGTTCTGGGACTACGGCGCGCAATGGGAACAGCACACCTGCAGTGACGGGTTCGTGTTCAAGGACAAGGAGAACTGTCTGGCGATTTACAGCGAGAAGCACGATCCGACGTGGGAACGCACGGCACAGGAGATCGCCCGGTTCTCGCAGCGGGACGCCGAGACCTGGCGCAAGCTCTACAAGATGTCCCAATCCGAAGAGTATCTGCGCGTGCTCATCGATTCGCTCTTCCTGCCGGCGGAGGACCGACTCACCGGCACCGTCGAGGAACGCAAGATGATGATGTTCCCCGGGCTCATGGAGGCCGGCCTGGTCCCCGACTCACTGTCCATGAAAGCGAACGGCTTGCGCGCGGCCCAGGAATGGTTCGACAGCCCGGAACTGCAGTCCTGCATCCTGCGCTTCGCGGTCTCCTCCGTCATCGACATCAACGAGCCCGGCTACGGGATGTACACGATGGGCATGGCGCTGACCCTGCCCACGATCGGGTTCAACCGCGGCGGCACGCACCAGATAGCGCACGCCGCACATCAGCTCCTCGTCCAGATGGGCTGCAGCTTCTTCACCAACGTGGAGGTGAAGAGCGCCATCATCGAGAACGGGACGGCAACGGGGATCCGCCTCGCCGACGGCAGCGAGATCGCGGCGCGCAAGCTCGTGGCGAGTACCCTCTCGCCGCGGCAGCTCATCTTCGAACTGATCGGCGCGGAGCACTGCGACGACCTGCTGAAGAAGCGCGTGAAGCTGCTGGACGATACGTTCGGTTGCCTGATGTGGTACAGCTTCGCCGTCCACCAAGCACCCAAGTACAAGGCCGAGGCCTTCAACCCCGACATCCACGAGTGCCAGTGGCTGGGGATGCAGCCGGACCCCGACCCGATGCATATCGCCCGCGAGTGCTTCTATCAGAAGCTCAAGAAGTTCCCGCCGCTGGAGGATTACGCCCCCACCGTCGGCTGCCACAGCCTGGTCGATCCCGCCTTTGCCCCGCCGGGCAAGCACGTGGTGTACAACGAGCAGCTCGGCCCGCCGGCCAGCGCACACACCGAGAAGGAGTGGCTGGAGATCAAGAAGCGCTACGCCGACGAGCTCATCGGCCTCTGGGAGGACTACGCGCCGAACATGAATTGGGACAACGTCATCGGTGTCGATACCAACTGCGCCTTCGATCATACCCGGATGCGCAACCTCGGCATCAACGGGACCATGGCAGGCATCGACCGATCCCCGTTCCAGATCGAGGAGAACCGCCCGACGCCCGAGCTGGCCAACCACCGCACCCCGATCAAGCATCTCTACGCCACCGGAGGCTCGTGGCACGTGGGCTCCAACGCCGGATCGACCGAAGCGTATAACTGCTACCGCATCATCGCCAAAGATCTCGGGCTCGCCAAACCGTGGGAGGAGCCAGGAAAAGAAGAGCCGGATTCGTTGGTCGAGCAGATCAAGATCGTCAAGAAACGGGCGCAAGCTTCGGCGCCCCGATAAACACGGTGGCCTAGCCAACACTCTCAGACTACGAGGGCACAGACATGGCGCAAACCTACGATGTCATCATTATCGGCAGCGGTCCCAATGGGCTGGCAATCGGCGCGTATCTCGCCAAAGCGGGACAGAAGGTTCTGCTGCTGGAGAAGCGCTTCGAGGCCGGCGGCGGGCTGGCCACCGAACAGGTGACGATTCCCGACTTCTACCACAACACCCACGCGGTCTACATGATGATGGTGGACTACGCGCCGGTTTATTCGGATTTCCAATTCGAAGAGCGCGGCGTCAAGCACATCTGTCCGGAGCTGCAGGTGGCCATGCCACTGACCGATGGCCGGTCGTTGTGCATCTACCGCGACGTGGAGCGCACGTGTGCCTCGATCGCCAAGTTCTCGAAGAAGGACGCCGACAGCTACCGCGACATGCAGCGCCATTTCGAGGAGCTGATGAAGCACATCCTGGGCCCGCAGACCTACGTGCCGATGGAGGCCGCGCCGCTGATGGCGGCCAAGGCGGATCTCACCGAGCTCGGCCGCGCCTTGTCCGAGTACACCGAGAAGACGCCCGAGGAGATCGTCTGTGAGCGCTTCGAGAACGAGCAGGTCCGCACGCTCATGCTGTACATGGCCTGCCACTGGGGCCTCGATTACGCCCAGTCCGGGGTCAGCTACATGGTCCCCATCTACCTCAACCGCATGTCGAACTATCGGCTGGTGGCCGGCGGCTCGCATCGCGTCTCCAACGCGCTGCTCAAATCGATCTTCGAGAACAAGGGGCAGATCCGCACCAGTGTTCGCATCAAACGGATCATCGTCGAAAACGGTGCGGCGAAGGGCGTGGAGCTGGAGGACGGCACGCAGTTCATGGCCAACACCGCGGTGGTGAGCACCATCGACACGCATCAGACGTTCCTGAAGTACGTCGGCGAAGACAAGCTCGAAAGCGAATTCGTCGACATGATCAAGATCTGGCAGTGGGAGAAATGGAGTCTGGCCGTGTCGCATCTGGCCATGGCCGAGCCCCCGAGCTTCAAGGCCGCCGCCTCCCAACCCGACCTCAACACGGCGTTCATCCACGTCCTCGGCTACGAGAACCTCGCCGCGCTGAAAGGGCACTGGGACGCCATGGCGAAGGGCGAGATGCCGGCGAGCGCGGGCTACAACTGCTGCTTCCCGAGCATCCACGATGCCTACCAGGCGCCGCCGGGCCGAGCCTCCGGGCTGATCTCGCAGATGGCGCCGTTCGACTTGAAAGACGGCGGCTCCGAGCGCTGGCTGAACCACAAGTACCGCGAAGAGACAGTCGAGAGACAGCTCGCGGTGCTGCAACGCTACGCGCCGAACGTCACACGGGAGAAAGTGCTCTGGACGTATCTGACCACGCCGGCGGACATTCAGAACAAGTTCGCCAACATGGTCGAAGGCAGCTACAAGCAAGGCGCCTATCACCCGCTGCAGATGGGTTACCTGCGGCCGAACCAGGACTGCTCGCAGTACCGCACCCCGGTGAAGAACCTCTATCTCGGCGGGGCCAGTGTGGCCCCGGGCGGCATGGTGCTCTTTGGCCCCGGGTACAACTGCGCCAACGCCATCGCCGAGGATTTCGCCATCCAGAAATGGTGGACGGAGCCGGCGTACATCACGCAGGCACGCGAAAACGGGTACGTGTAGCAGGATACCGCTTCTTGAGTGGCTTGCGGAGGCACGTATGAGCAAAGATGAACGGTTTGATGTCGTCATCATTGGCGCCGGTCCCAACGGCATGGCGACCGCCGCCTATCTGGCCAAATCCGGCTTGAGCGTCTGCGTTCTGGAAGAGCGCACGGAGTGTGGGGGCGCCTGCGAAACGCAGGAGCCGATCCCGGGCGTGCGCATCTATCCGCACGCGATGCTGATGTACGCCTCGCCGGCGCCGGGCTTCGAGCAATTGGAGTTGCACAAGTACGGCTTCCGCATGACCTGGCACCCCGACTACGCGCAAAACGAGGATCTGGCCGCTCTCGCCTGTACCGATGGCTGGCGCCCCATTTCCATGCAGGACAAGATGGGCTGGGCCAAGCTCGGCGGCCTGCTCGGCCAACCGCCGTTCACCAAGGAGCTGATGCGCGCCACATTCTGGTGCCCGCCGCATCCTCCCGAAGTCGAGATCACGGACGACAACGTCCCCTACATGCAGGTCTACAAACAGCGCCAGCCGGACATGTACACCCACGAGCTGCGCGAGATGACGATGTTCGATCTGCTCGACGAGCACTGCGAGACCGAGCACTTCAAGGCCTGCATGGCGTTCGCCGCCTGGGCGTCCGGCGCCGCCGGCCACTGGGAGGGGGTAGCGATTCCGGCGACCCTCTGCGTGCAACTCCTGACTCTGCCCAACACCGGCCAGAACAGCATTCCGCGCGGCGGCCTGCACGGCTACTTCCACGCCATCCATCGCGCCGCTGTGCACAAAGGCGCGGTGGTGCGGACGAGTTGCCCGGTCGATGAGATTCTCATCGAGGATGGGCGGGCCGTGGGCGTACGGTTGCGAGAAACCGCAGCCATGGGCGGAAGAACGATCTGGGCCAACAAGGCCGTGATCGC
Protein-coding regions in this window:
- a CDS encoding NAD(P)/FAD-dependent oxidoreductase; translated protein: MSKDERFDVVIIGAGPNGMATAAYLAKSGLSVCVLEERTECGGACETQEPIPGVRIYPHAMLMYASPAPGFEQLELHKYGFRMTWHPDYAQNEDLAALACTDGWRPISMQDKMGWAKLGGLLGQPPFTKELMRATFWCPPHPPEVEITDDNVPYMQVYKQRQPDMYTHELREMTMFDLLDEHCETEHFKACMAFAAWASGAAGHWEGVAIPATLCVQLLTLPNTGQNSIPRGGLHGYFHAIHRAAVHKGAVVRTSCPVDEILIEDGRAVGVRLRETAAMGGRTIWANKAVIAACDIHQVFLKMVGRRHLDPGLIQKIKDVSLKNQTLYVSVFHTKNQLRLKPNWAREDRVMGENKQPFLGVYPCDSREIYYENVADVDGRKGQPTVPPEHAMWFQAPPQSFDPTDCQANYPAARGYISQAYEMAVTSPDYHKEGEDALDRHKPEMDAYMRKAYGQMLDGLEDDNVIHHWSATGRDVEFRNTGIIGGTWCGSRHDEDQLWTNRPIPELARYRTPIDGLYHAHQTSGHPGGLCLMAIPYNLMHILIEDGVAEPGKWWYPSPWYIPQAGKISAKRG
- a CDS encoding NAD(P)/FAD-dependent oxidoreductase, which produces MAQTYDVIIIGSGPNGLAIGAYLAKAGQKVLLLEKRFEAGGGLATEQVTIPDFYHNTHAVYMMMVDYAPVYSDFQFEERGVKHICPELQVAMPLTDGRSLCIYRDVERTCASIAKFSKKDADSYRDMQRHFEELMKHILGPQTYVPMEAAPLMAAKADLTELGRALSEYTEKTPEEIVCERFENEQVRTLMLYMACHWGLDYAQSGVSYMVPIYLNRMSNYRLVAGGSHRVSNALLKSIFENKGQIRTSVRIKRIIVENGAAKGVELEDGTQFMANTAVVSTIDTHQTFLKYVGEDKLESEFVDMIKIWQWEKWSLAVSHLAMAEPPSFKAAASQPDLNTAFIHVLGYENLAALKGHWDAMAKGEMPASAGYNCCFPSIHDAYQAPPGRASGLISQMAPFDLKDGGSERWLNHKYREETVERQLAVLQRYAPNVTREKVLWTYLTTPADIQNKFANMVEGSYKQGAYHPLQMGYLRPNQDCSQYRTPVKNLYLGGASVAPGGMVLFGPGYNCANAIAEDFAIQKWWTEPAYITQARENGYV
- a CDS encoding NAD(P)/FAD-dependent oxidoreductase: MMADKTFDAVIVGGGNKALLLALYLIKYGGMSVGIFERRHEIGGCLATEELSAPGFRGNTHANIILPWYYAPVWRDFPQFWDYGAQWEQHTCSDGFVFKDKENCLAIYSEKHDPTWERTAQEIARFSQRDAETWRKLYKMSQSEEYLRVLIDSLFLPAEDRLTGTVEERKMMMFPGLMEAGLVPDSLSMKANGLRAAQEWFDSPELQSCILRFAVSSVIDINEPGYGMYTMGMALTLPTIGFNRGGTHQIAHAAHQLLVQMGCSFFTNVEVKSAIIENGTATGIRLADGSEIAARKLVASTLSPRQLIFELIGAEHCDDLLKKRVKLLDDTFGCLMWYSFAVHQAPKYKAEAFNPDIHECQWLGMQPDPDPMHIARECFYQKLKKFPPLEDYAPTVGCHSLVDPAFAPPGKHVVYNEQLGPPASAHTEKEWLEIKKRYADELIGLWEDYAPNMNWDNVIGVDTNCAFDHTRMRNLGINGTMAGIDRSPFQIEENRPTPELANHRTPIKHLYATGGSWHVGSNAGSTEAYNCYRIIAKDLGLAKPWEEPGKEEPDSLVEQIKIVKKRAQASAPR